One region of Camelina sativa cultivar DH55 chromosome 6, Cs, whole genome shotgun sequence genomic DNA includes:
- the LOC104791995 gene encoding two-component response regulator ARR9 translates to MGMAAESQFHVLAVDDSLFDRKLIERLLQKSSCQVTTVDSGSKALEFLGLRQGIESNDPNALSTAPVNHQEVEVNLIITDYCMPGMTGFDLLKKVKESSAFKNIPVVIMSSENVPARISRCLEEGAEEFFLKPVRLADLNKLKPHMMKTKLKNQKLEEIEELSKDENGTVAAAAAVVPEIKGSTKAEIEVLPLQQDLLLVQQGDQTLSTNNKRKSMEEGISTDRPRPRFDGITTAV, encoded by the exons ATGGGTATGGCAGCAGAATCGCAGTTTCATGTATTAGCTGTTGATGATAGTCTTTTTGATCGGAAACTTATTGAGAGATTGCTTCAAAAGTCTTCGTGTCAAG TAACTACTGTTGATTCAGGCTCAAAGGCTTTAGAGTTTCTGGGTTTAAGACAAGGTATTGAGAGTAATGATCCAAATGCACTTTCTACGGCTCCTGTAAATCACCAG gaaGTTGAAGTCAATCTTATAATTACTGATTATTGTATGCCAGGCATGACTGGTTTTGATTTGCTCAAGAAAGTCAAG gaATCATCAGCTTTCAAGAACATACCAGTAGTTATAATGTCCTCTGAGAACGTTCCTGCAAGAATCAGCAG ATGTTTGGAAGAAGGTGCTGAAGAGTTTTTCTTGAAACCAGTAAGATTGGCTGATCTTAACAAGTTGAAACCTCATATGATGAAAACTAAGTTGAAGAACCAGAAGCTGGAGGAGATTGAGGAACTTTCAAAAGATGAAAATGGAActgtagcagcagcagcagcagttgTACCAGAGATTAAAGGCTCTACAAAAGCTGAAATCGAAGTCTTGCCTCTGCAACAAGATCTGCTATTAGTACAACAAGGGGATCAAACGTTGAGTACTAACAACAAGAGGAAGTCAATGGAAGAGGGGATCTCAACAGATAGACCACGTCCTAGATTTGACGGTATCACAACTGCTGTCTGA
- the LOC104791996 gene encoding cystathionine beta-lyase, chloroplastic isoform X2 → MEQSVDGQTQSTVVNNTPDSFNAMNIKEEASVSTLLVNVDNEFDPFDALSTPLYQTATFKQPSAIENGPYDYTRSGNPTRDALESLLAKLDKADRAFCFTSGMAALSAVTHLIKNGEEIVAGDDVYGGSDRLLSQVVPRSGVVVKRVNTTKLDEVAAAIGPKTKLVWLESPTNPRQQISDIRKIAEMTHAQGAIVLVDNSIMSPVLSRPFELGADIVMHSATKFIAGHSDVMAGVLAVKGEKLAKELYFLQNSEGSGLAPFDCWLCLRGIKTMALRIEKQQENARKIAMYLSSHPRVKKVYYAGLPDHPGHDLHFSQAKGAGSVFSFITGSVALSKHLVETTKYFSIAVSFGSVKSLISMPCFMSHASIPAEVREARGLTEDLVRISAGIEDANDLISDLDIAFKTCPL, encoded by the exons ATGGAGCAAAGTGTTGATGGACAAACTCAATCTACTGTTGTTAACAATACCCCAGACAGCTTTAATG CTATGAATATCAAAGAAGAAGCTAGCGTCTCTACGTTACTGGTTAACGTTGATAATGAATTTGATCCCTTTGATGCATTGAGCACTCCTCTTTACCAAACAGCTACTTTTAAGCAG CCTTCTGCTATTGAAAATGGACCTTATGATTATACAAGAAGTGGGAATCCTACACGGGATGCATTGGAAAG TCTCCTTGCGAAGCTTGACAAGGCAGATAGAGCATTTTGCTTCACTAGTGGAATGGCTGCTCTTAGTGCTGTTACACACCTTATCAAAAATG GTGAAGAAATTGTTGCTGGAGATGATGTATATGGTGGATCAGACAGATTACTATCCCAAGTTGTTCCAAGATCTGGCGTTGTGGTAAA ACGAGTAAACACGACTAAATTAGACGAGGTTGCTGCTGCAATTGGTCCCAAGACAAAGCTTGTGTGGCTTGAGTCTCCAACAAACCCCAGACAACAAATTTCTGATATACGA AAAATAGCTGAGATGACTCATGCTCAAGGTGCGATTGTGTTGGTGGACAACAGTATTATGTCACCGGTGCTCTCTCGGCCATTTGAACTAGGAGCTG ACATCGTGATGCACTCGGCTACTAAGTTTATAGCCGGACACAGTGATGTGATGGCGGGTGTGCTTGCTGTAAAAGGCGAAAA ATTGGCAAAGGAGTTGTATTTCCTTCAAAATTCAGAAGGTTCTGGATTAGCTCCTTTCGACTGTTGGCTGTGCCTACGAGGAATAAAGACAATGGCTTTACGTATAGAAAAGCAACAG GAAAACGCGAGGAAAATTGCAATGTACTTGTCTTCTCATCCAAGAGTGAAGAAAGTGTACTATGCTGGTCTACCAGATCATCCTGGTCATGATCTCCACTTCTCTCAG GCTAAGGGTGCAGGATCGGTTTTTAGCTTTATAACTGGATCGGTTGCGCTATCAAAGCATCTTGTAGAAACCACCAAATACTTCAGTATAGCTGTCAGTTTTG GGAGTGTTAAGTCACTTATAAGCATGCCATGCTTCATGTCACATGCAAGCATACCTGCAGAAGTGCGTGAGGCCAGAGGCTTGACCGAAGATCTTGTCCGTATATCAGCAGGAATTGAAGATGCTAATGATTTGATCTCTGATCTTGACATTGCTTTCAAAACCTGTCCTCTTTAG
- the LOC104791996 gene encoding cystathionine beta-lyase, chloroplastic isoform X1, translated as MASSLSLHSSFVPSSFADLPDRGLLSKNSPTSVSISKFPTWEKKLISNRNLFKLNCVMEQSVDGQTQSTVVNNTPDSFNAMNIKEEASVSTLLVNVDNEFDPFDALSTPLYQTATFKQPSAIENGPYDYTRSGNPTRDALESLLAKLDKADRAFCFTSGMAALSAVTHLIKNGEEIVAGDDVYGGSDRLLSQVVPRSGVVVKRVNTTKLDEVAAAIGPKTKLVWLESPTNPRQQISDIRKIAEMTHAQGAIVLVDNSIMSPVLSRPFELGADIVMHSATKFIAGHSDVMAGVLAVKGEKLAKELYFLQNSEGSGLAPFDCWLCLRGIKTMALRIEKQQENARKIAMYLSSHPRVKKVYYAGLPDHPGHDLHFSQAKGAGSVFSFITGSVALSKHLVETTKYFSIAVSFGSVKSLISMPCFMSHASIPAEVREARGLTEDLVRISAGIEDANDLISDLDIAFKTCPL; from the exons atggcaTCTTCTCTATCACTTCACTCCTCCTTCGTACCTTCTTCCTTCGCTGATCTCCCCGACCGA GGTTTGCTCAGTAAGAACTCTCCGACCAGTGTTTCCATTTCCAAGTTTCCAACTTGGGAGAAGAAGCTGATCTCCAATCGTAACCTTTTCAAGCTGAATTGTGTGATGGAGCAAAGTGTTGATGGACAAACTCAATCTACTGTTGTTAACAATACCCCAGACAGCTTTAATG CTATGAATATCAAAGAAGAAGCTAGCGTCTCTACGTTACTGGTTAACGTTGATAATGAATTTGATCCCTTTGATGCATTGAGCACTCCTCTTTACCAAACAGCTACTTTTAAGCAG CCTTCTGCTATTGAAAATGGACCTTATGATTATACAAGAAGTGGGAATCCTACACGGGATGCATTGGAAAG TCTCCTTGCGAAGCTTGACAAGGCAGATAGAGCATTTTGCTTCACTAGTGGAATGGCTGCTCTTAGTGCTGTTACACACCTTATCAAAAATG GTGAAGAAATTGTTGCTGGAGATGATGTATATGGTGGATCAGACAGATTACTATCCCAAGTTGTTCCAAGATCTGGCGTTGTGGTAAA ACGAGTAAACACGACTAAATTAGACGAGGTTGCTGCTGCAATTGGTCCCAAGACAAAGCTTGTGTGGCTTGAGTCTCCAACAAACCCCAGACAACAAATTTCTGATATACGA AAAATAGCTGAGATGACTCATGCTCAAGGTGCGATTGTGTTGGTGGACAACAGTATTATGTCACCGGTGCTCTCTCGGCCATTTGAACTAGGAGCTG ACATCGTGATGCACTCGGCTACTAAGTTTATAGCCGGACACAGTGATGTGATGGCGGGTGTGCTTGCTGTAAAAGGCGAAAA ATTGGCAAAGGAGTTGTATTTCCTTCAAAATTCAGAAGGTTCTGGATTAGCTCCTTTCGACTGTTGGCTGTGCCTACGAGGAATAAAGACAATGGCTTTACGTATAGAAAAGCAACAG GAAAACGCGAGGAAAATTGCAATGTACTTGTCTTCTCATCCAAGAGTGAAGAAAGTGTACTATGCTGGTCTACCAGATCATCCTGGTCATGATCTCCACTTCTCTCAG GCTAAGGGTGCAGGATCGGTTTTTAGCTTTATAACTGGATCGGTTGCGCTATCAAAGCATCTTGTAGAAACCACCAAATACTTCAGTATAGCTGTCAGTTTTG GGAGTGTTAAGTCACTTATAAGCATGCCATGCTTCATGTCACATGCAAGCATACCTGCAGAAGTGCGTGAGGCCAGAGGCTTGACCGAAGATCTTGTCCGTATATCAGCAGGAATTGAAGATGCTAATGATTTGATCTCTGATCTTGACATTGCTTTCAAAACCTGTCCTCTTTAG
- the LOC104791997 gene encoding dentin matrix acidic phosphoprotein 1-like encodes MEESGDNLNATETEGEQSDSEDQQSDSEEEPSDSEEEPDSEQCDTPNPRSLNQKTNGGGEGESESKSTESSSNIRRNLRSGSRS; translated from the exons ATGGAAGAATCAGGGGATAATTTGAATGCAACTGAGACCGAGGGTGAGCAATCTGACTCAGAGGATCAGCAATCTGACTCGGAGGAAGAGCCATCTGACTCCGAGGAAGAGCCAGATTCTGAGCAATGTGATACCCCCAATCCTCGTTCCTTAAACCAAAAGACTAATGGCG GGGGAGAAGGCGAATCAGAAAGCAAGAGTACAGAGTCATCGAGCAACATCAGGAGAAACCTGAGGTCAGGAAGTAGAAGTTAG
- the LOC104791998 gene encoding condensin complex subunit 1-like, with the protein MLQHNPFGPQLRIASFEATLEQYKRKLNELEPSLPTEHASKESTSDGESCIGDGEIDDLHLEATSKVHQDSLSDSCQPENGEEISEKDVSVPDIGNLEQTKALIASLEAGLRFSKCMSASMSILVQLMASSSATDVENAILLLMRCKQFQIDGAEACLRKILPLAFSQDKSIYEAVENAFISIYIRKNPVDTAKQLLNLAIDSNIGDQAALEFIVNALVSKGEISSNTISALWDFFCFNINGTTAEQSRGALSIICMAAKSSPRILGSHMQDIIDIGFGRWAKVEPLLARTACTTIQRLSDEDRKKLLLSSGSRLFSILESLITGNWLPENIYYATADKAISAIYMIHPTPETLASTIIKKSLSTVFDVVGQDEAQTDTDNNKVDILTPIQVARLSRFLFAISHIAMNQLVYIESCIQKIRRQKTKKDKAAADSQNTDENLGATQEKNSINAELGLAASDDALLDTLGERAEREIVSGGSNEKNLIGECATFLSKLCRNFSVLQKHPELQASAMLALCRFMIIDASFCESNLQLLFTVVENAPSEVVRSNCTLSLGDLAVRFPNLLEPWTENMYARLRDASVSVRKNAVLVLSHLILNDMMKVKGHINEMAICIEDDVERISSLAKLFFHELSKKGSNPIYNLLPDILGQLSNRNLERETFCNVMQFLIGSIKKDKQMEALVEKLCNRFSGVTDGKQWEYISYSLSLLTFTEKGIKKLIESFKSYEHALAEDLVTENFRSIINKGKKFAKPELKACIEEFEEKINKFHMEKKEQEETARNAEVHREKTKTMESLAVLSKVKEEPVEEYDEDEDEYEDEDEEEDEDKDEDEGEG; encoded by the exons ATGTTGCAACATAACCCCTTTGGTCCACAGCTTCGAATAGCTTCATTTGAGGCAACCCTGGAGCAGTATAAAAGAAAACTGAATGAACTTGAACCAAGCCTCCCTACTGAGCATGCATCAAAAGAGTCAACTTCAGATGGTGAGTCCTGTATTGGAGATGGTGAAATCGATGACTTGCATCTTGAAGCTACAAGTAAGGTGCATCAAGATAGTCTATCTGATAGCTGTCAGCCAGAGAACGGAGAAGAAATCAGTGAAAAGGATGTATCTGTTCCAGATATTGGTAACCTTGAGCAAACCAAGGCCTTGATTGCTTCCCTTGAGGCTGGATTGAGGTTCTCGAAGTGCATGTCAGCTAGTATGTCGATCCTTGTTCAATTAATGGCTTCATCTTCTGCCACTGACGTTGAGAATGCTATTCTCTTGTTGATGAGGTGTAAGCAGTTCCAAATTGATGGTGCAGAAGCTTGTCTCCGTAAAATTCTGCCTCTG GCGTTTTCTCAGGATAAGTCTATCTATGAGGCAGTAGAAAATGCCTTCATCTCAATTTACATAAGGAAAAATCCAGTTGACACGGCGAAGCAGCTGTTGAACCTTGCCATAGATTCAAATATAGGAGATCAGGCAGCACTAGAGTTTATTGTAAATGCTTTGGTGTCAAAAGGTGAAATATCTAGCAACACG aTATCGGCTTTATGGGACTTCTTTTGCTTTAACATCAATGGGACAACTGCTGAGCAAAGTCGTGGGGCTCTATCTATCATTTGCATGGCTGCAAAGTCATCTCCTAGGATTCTTGGATCACACATGCAGGATATTATTGATATTGGGTTTGGCCGTTGGGCAAAAGTGGAACCTCTACTTGCCAGAACTGCATGCACTACTATTCAGCGGCTTTCCGATGAAGATAGGAAAAAGTTATTGCTCAGCAGTGGCAGCCGATTGTTTAGTATTCTTGAAAGCTTGATCACTGGGAACTGGCTTCcagaaaacatatattatgCTACTGCTGATAAAGCCATAAGTGCGATATACATGATCCACCCAACTCCAGAAACCTTGGCTTCTACTATTATTAAAAAGTCCCTGAGCACTGTGTTTGATGTAGTTGGACAAGATGAAGCACAGACTGATACCGACAATAATAAAGTTGATATTCTGACTCCAATTCAAGTAGCAAGACTCAGTAGATTCTTGTTCGCTATCAGTCACATTGCTATGAACCAGTTGGTGTATATAGAATCTTGTATCCAGAAGATACGGAGACAGAAGACCAAAAAGGACAAAGCCGCTGCTGACAGTCAGAATACAGATGAAAACCTTGGGGCCACACAAGAG aAGAATAGCATAAATGCTGAGCTAGGACTTGCGGCCTCTGATGATGCACTGCTTGACACACTCGGTGAAAGAGCAGAGAGGGAAATTGTTTCCGGTGGTTCTAACGAGAAGAATCTGATTGGGGAGTGTGCAACTTTTCTCTCAAAGCTTTGCAGGAATTTTTCTGTGCTGCAAAAG CATCCTGAACTACAAGCTTCCGCAATGCTTGCATTATGCAGGTTTATGATTATTGATGCAAGTTTCTG CGAATCCAATCTCCAGCTTCTTTTCACAGTTGTTGAAAATGCACCGTCCGAAGTTGTCCGGTCAAATTGCACCCTTTCACTTGGAGACTTGGCAGTTCGTTTTCCAAATCTTTTAGAACCTTGGACAGAAAATATGTATGCCAGGTTACGGGATGCTTCAGTTTCCGTCAGAAAAAATGCTGTCCTGGTCCTTTCACATCTTATAttgaatgatatgatgaag GTGAAAGGGCATATCAATGAAATGGCTATATGTATAGAAGATGATGTAGAGAGGATCTCTAGTCTCGCAAAACTATTTTTCCATGAACTTTCTAAGAAAG GATCGAATCCCATATACAATCTACTTCCTGATATACTTGGGCAGTTATCCAACCGTAATTTAGAGAGGGAGACATTCTGCAATGTCATGCAATTCTTGATCGGCTCCATCAAAAAG GACAAACAGATGGAGGCTCTGGTTGAGAAGCTTTGCAATAGATTTAGCGGAGTCACAG ATGGAAAACAGTGGGAATACATTTCGTATTCTCTTTCGCTGCTGACATTCACAGAAAAAGGAATCAAAAAACTTATTGAGTCATTTAAGTCTTACGAGCATGCTTTAGCAGAGGATTTGGTGACCGAGAACTTTAGAAGCATAATCAATAAG GGAAAGAAGTTTGCGAAACCAGAACTCAAAGCTTGCATCGAAGAGTTTGAAGAGAAGATCAACAAGTTCCACatggagaagaaagaacaagaagaaactgCAAGAAATGCCGAGGTTCACCGAGAGAAAACCAAGACCATGGAATCTCTTGCTGTCCTTAGCAAAGTGAAAGAAGAACCTGTAGAAGaatatgatgaagatgaagatgaatatgaagacgaagacgaagaggaagatgaagataaagacgaagatgaaggtgaaggttag
- the LOC104791999 gene encoding uncharacterized protein LOC104791999 has protein sequence MAMPLGMAMYLMRMVWLSLSGWVFTCVAIADEIAGSLRNGDIGPFHVG, from the coding sequence ATGGCGATGCCGCTGGGCATGGCGATGTATCTGATGAGAATGGTTTGGTTATCTCTGAGTGGTTGGGTCTTCACTTGCGTGGCTATCGCTGACGAGATTGCTGGTTCTCTAAGAAACGGAGATATTGGTCCTTTCCATGTCGGTTGA
- the LOC104792000 gene encoding uncharacterized protein At5g39865-like, with translation MGSSTSKTASSVSSTSSSSARFSSPPTKYGSGSSSPAVQRAFSFPTPLVHHPPARKGDTHHLVSLTSTSYGSLLLIDLDESKNVADQPRISVAGKDAPDPVSPDSVINTWELMDGLDDEFEFEIPKPGKRLNPGFCSKPDPGLSGSASKLDESYEFVRIEEADGDWVPLSYKPKQPLWKHLSEESFLSDLDPSIVSSYKKALSSKQLSNNTRNTLRPTKSLSCSPSSNPNPSILISEAPKSVSSSQLIPSQVKPRTEDKIVLYFTSLRGIRKTYEDCCCVRAILRGLQVTVDERDISMDSKYRKELKSVLGEKPVCLPQVFIGETHIGGIEEIMELNDGGELAEMLKGFPACERLGTCRSCGDARFVPCTNCDGSTKVFEEEDERFKRCPKCNENGLVRCRGCCV, from the coding sequence ATGGGTTCTTCAACTTCAAAAACCGCTTCTTCCGTTTCTTCTACTTCGTCTTCATCCGCTAGATTCTCTTCACCGCCGACTAAATATGGCTCCGGCTCATCTTCTCCGGCGGTGCAGAGAGCTTTCTCGTTTCCGACGCCGTTGGTTCACCATCCTCCTGCTAGAAAAGGCGACACTCACCACCTCGTCTCCCTCACGTCTACATCGTACGGTTCTCTTCTCCTCATCGATCTCGACGAATCCAAAAACGTCGCCGACCAACCTCGTATCTCAGTCGCCGGGAAGGACGCACCAGATCCGGTCTCTCCTGACTCAGTCATCAACACTTGGGAGCTTATGGATGGCTTAGACGATGAATTCGAATTCGAAATCCCGAAACCTGGTAAGCGTCTAAATCCCGGTTTTTGCTCTAAACCCGACCCGGGTTTAAGTGGGTCTGCGTCGAAATTGGACGAGTCTTACGAGTTTGTGAGAATCGAAGAAGCCGATGGAGATTGGGTTCCGTTGTCTTATAAACCTAAGCAACCTCTGTGGAAGCATTTGTCTGAAGAATCGTTTCTGTCTGATTTAGATCCCAGCATTGTCTCTTCTTACAAGAAAGCTTTGTCTTCTAAACAATTAAGTAACAACACTAGGAACACTCTTAGACCTACAAAATCCCTCTCTTGTAGCCCTTCATCAAATCCGAATCCGTCCATCTTAATCAGCGAAGCACCAAAGTCTGTATCCTCTAGTCAACTGATTCCATCGCAAGTTAAACCGAGAACAGAAGACAAGATTGTGCTCTACTTCACATCCCTCCGAGGTATTCGAAAGACATACGAGGATTGCTGTTGCGTTAGAGCGATACTGAGAGGGCTTCAAGTGACGGTAGACGAGCGTGACATCTCCATGGATTCCAAATACAGGAAAGAGCTTAAAAGTGTGCTTGGAGAGAAACCGGTTTGTTTGCCTCAGGTGTTTATCGGAGAAACACACATTGGTGGCATAGAGGAGATTATGGAGCTAAACGATGGTGGGGAACTAGCAGAGATGTTGAAAGGTTTCCCTGCTTGTGAACGCTTGGGGACATGCAGGAGCTGTGGGGATGCAAGGTTTGTGCCTTGTACTAACTGTGATGGTAGCACCAAagtgtttgaagaagaagatgaacggTTCAAGCGATGTCCTAAATGCAATGAGAATGGATTGGTGCGTTGTCGTGGGTGTTGTGTTTGA